Proteins from a single region of Catenulispora acidiphila DSM 44928:
- a CDS encoding NUDIX hydrolase — MTDGRHGVAVDSGVEVPVPADDENWVVGAIIFDGAGRVFAQKRSAERRLFPGMWDIVGGHVDGGESILTALAREVMEETGWRLLRVRRLVEKSTWTGDDGRGVRHEVDYVVEVEGDLARPALEWSKHSEYGWFGPEDLPRLKENVAPGDWFIHDLVARALRERSDAARR, encoded by the coding sequence ATGACAGACGGTCGGCACGGCGTCGCCGTGGACAGCGGTGTCGAGGTCCCAGTCCCCGCCGACGATGAGAACTGGGTGGTCGGAGCGATCATCTTCGACGGCGCGGGGCGGGTCTTCGCCCAGAAACGCAGCGCTGAGCGAAGGCTCTTCCCCGGCATGTGGGACATCGTCGGCGGGCACGTCGATGGTGGCGAATCCATCCTGACGGCGCTGGCCCGGGAAGTCATGGAAGAGACCGGATGGCGCTTGCTGCGGGTGCGGCGGCTGGTCGAGAAGTCGACGTGGACCGGCGATGACGGCCGGGGTGTGCGGCACGAGGTCGATTACGTCGTCGAGGTCGAGGGCGATCTGGCCCGTCCCGCGCTGGAGTGGTCGAAACACTCTGAGTACGGATGGTTCGGCCCGGAGGACCTGCCGCGCCTTAAGGAGAACGTCGCGCCTGGCGACTGGTTCATTCACGATCTGGTCGCCAGGGCACTTCGAGAACGTTCTGACGCCGCTAGGCGGTGA